One region of Camelina sativa cultivar DH55 chromosome 6, Cs, whole genome shotgun sequence genomic DNA includes:
- the LOC104790648 gene encoding zinc finger MYM-type protein 1-like, which translates to MTSPPVQKDIVHCFAEEVTKSVIQETGNDVFGLLVDESADVSDKEQMAVVFRFVDKYGIVKERFVGISHVKETSSLSLKIAIDSLFAKHGLSLKKVKGQGYDGASNMKGEFNGLRSLILKESSSAYYVHCFAHQLQLVVVAVAKKHFEVGDFFDMVSLLLNVVGASCKRKDMLRESYHKKIEEGISNGEIKTGTGLNQELSLQRPTNTRWGSHYRTLLRLVDLFSCIIEVLEYIQDEGVDTTKRRQAYGLLKYFHTFDFAFYLQLTLHILGLTDSLSKALQRRDQDILNAISLVASTKRQLQKLRDDGWDDFLTRVCSFGEKNNTEVLNMDEEFVDSRRPRKKTNISNLHHYKVDCFYTVLDMQLQEFNDRFDEVNSELLVCIASLSPVDSFRQFNKSMLVRMAELYPDDFSFVERVSLDHQLDIYLDNVQRDERFSNLKSLGDLARVMVETKKHISHSLVYRLLKLALILPVATATVERCFSAMNMVLDTMTNETLIKCFKAPPLHDVGQCAVRRTPGSAQYAGRRTPGSAQYAGRRTPGSAWYAECRTPGGVRYSGRRTPSSARYARRRMSGSARYRGRRTPGSARAYGYAIDGLSAYGSAIRGVTPTATPLEDGAPTAPRLLIVAPTTARSPGTVPSVVCLRLRLLRSYQRLKIGSS; encoded by the exons ATGACATCTCCTCCAGTTCAAAAAGATATTGTGCACTGCTTTGCAGAAGAAGTAACTAAATCTGTTATCCAAGAAACTGGTAATGATGTCTTTGGCTTATTGGTAGATGAATCAGCTGATGTTTCAGACAAAGAGCAGATGGCTGTGGTTTTTCGCTTTGTTGATAAGTATGGaatagtaaaagaaagatttgttgGCATTAGTCATGTGAAGGAGACATCTTCTTTATCTCTGAAGATTGCTATTGATTCTTTGTTTGCCAAACATGGATTGAGTTTGAAAAAGGTGAAAGGACAAGGTTACGATGGAGCTAGCAACATGAAAGGAGAATTCAATGGATTGAGGTCACTGATTTTGAAAGAAAGTAGTTCAGCGTATTATGTTCATTGCTTTGCCCATCAATTGCAGTTAGTTGTTGTGGCGGtagcaaaaaaacattttgaagttGGAGACTTTTTTGATATGGTTTCTCTCTTATTGAATGTGGTTGGGGCTTCTTGCAAGAGAAAAGACATGCTTCGGGAAAGCtatcacaaaaaaattgaagaagggATTAGTAATGGTGAAATTAAGACTGGAACTGGGTTAAATCAGGAGCTTTCACTTCAACGGCCTACAAATACTCGCTGGGGTTCACATTATAGGACTTTACTACGGcttgttgatttgttttcttgtattattGAGGTTCTTGAATATATTCAGGATGAGGGCGTAGACACAACCAAAAGGAGACAAGCATATGGCCTCCTCAAATACTTTCATACCTTTGATTTTGCTTTCTATCTCCAGTTAACCTTACATATTTTGGGGCTCACTGATAGCTTATCCAAGGCTTTACagagaagagatcaagatatcTTGAATGCTATTTCATTGGTGGCATCTACTAAGCGACAACTGCAGAAGCTTAGAGATGATGGATGGGATGATTTTCTTACTAGAGTATGTTCTTTTGGTGAGAAAAACAATACTGAAGTGCTTAATATGGACGAAGAGTTTGTTGATTCAAGAAGGCCAAGGAAAAAGACCAACATAAGCAACTTGCATCACTATAAGGTAGATTGTTTCTACACTGTCTTAGATATGCAACTTCAAGAGTTCAATGATCGATTTGACGAGGTAAATTCAGAACTACTTGTTTGCATTGCATCCTTAAGTCCGGTGGATTCTTTTCGGCaatttaataaatcaatgttgGTGAGAATGGCTGAGCTTTATCCAGATGACTTTAGTTTTGTGGAGCGTGTATCTCTTGATCATCAACTTGACATCTATCTTGATAATGTGCAAAGAGATGAAAGGTTTTCTAATCTTAAAAGTCTTGGTGATCTAGCTCGTGTGATGGTGGAGACAAAGAAACATATTTCTCATTCTTTGGTTTATCGACTTTTGAAGCTAGCCTTGATTCTACCTGTTGCTACCGCAACCGTTGAAAGATGTTTTTCTGCAATGAACATG GTACTTGACACTATGACAAACGAAACATTGATTAAATGTTTCAAA GCTCCGCCACTGCATGACGTCGGGCAGTGTGCGGTACGCAGGACGCCGGGCAGTGCGCAGTACGCAGGGCGCAGGACGCCAGGCAGTGCGCAGTATGCAGGACGCAGGACGCCAGGCAGTGCGTGGTACGCGGAATGCAGGACGCCGGGCGGTGTACGGTACTCAGGACGCAGGACGCCGAGCAGTGCGCGATACGCAAGACGCAGGATGTCGGGCAGTGCGCGGTACAGAGGACGCAGGACACCGGGCAGTGCGCG CGCCTATGGCTACGCCATTGATGGACTGAGCGCCTATGGTTCCGCGATTAGGGGCGTAACGCCTACGGCTACGCCATTGGAGGACGGAGCGCCTACGGCTCCGCGATTGCTGATAGTGGCGCCTACAACTGCACGATCTCCTGGAACAGTGCCTTCGGTAGTGTGCCTTCGACTGCGTCTTCTTCGGTCCTATCAGCGCCTTAAGATTGGTTCTTCGTAG